The sequence CGCCTCCCGGCTTCGGCAGGGCGTCGAGCAGGGGGTGAGCAAGGACCGGCTCCGCTCCCTGATCGAGGAGGATTACTCCTCGGCGGCCACCTATAACCAGAAACTCGAACTGGTCGAGGCCGTGCACGCCTTCCTGTCCCGGATGAAGCCCGGTGACACGGTGTGCACCATCTCCGGCGGGCGGCTGTACGTCGGAGAGGTCACTGGCTCCGCCGAGCAGATCGGGTCTGACGGCGGGCGGTCCAATCTGCGCCGGCCGGTCGAGTGGCAGGCCCAGGGATTCGCCTACGACGTGCTTCCCGAGGAGCTGCAGCAGAAACTCTCCGTCCAGCACGACGTGGTGGACCTGACCGTCGTCAAGCCCCTGCTCGACGGCCTCGGCCTGTCCGACGCCGAACTGGCCGCTGAGGCCGAGGCCGCAGCCGACGAGGGCGCCGTGAGTGCCGAGATCGCTGCCATCACCGAACGCCGCCGCGAGCTCGAACTACCCGAGCCGGACGAAGCCCTGGCGGCCGAGCTCCTGGTGCACGACGCGGCGTGGCTGCGCGAGCTGCGTGATCTGCTCTGGGACGAGCGGCAGCTCGTGCTGTACGGGCCGCCGGGCACCGGCAAGACCTATCTCGCGCTCGAACTCGCCCAGTTCCTCGGCGGCGGGCCCGAGCAGGTCAAGCTGGTGCAGTTCCACCCCTCGTACGCCTACGAGGACTTCTTCGAGGGGTTCCGCCCGAAGGAGGACCCGGACACCCGAGAGGTCGCCTTCCGGCTGACCGCAGGTCCGCTGCGGGAGTTGGCCGACCTCGCCTCCCGCGAGGGCAACCGGCACATCCCGCACTTCCTCATCATCGACGAGATCAACAGGGCCAACCTGGCGAAAGTCTTCGGCGAGCTGTACTTCCTGCTGGAGTACCGCAACAAGTCGGTGCGGCTGACGTACTCGGGTGACGACTTCGCACTGCCGCCGAACCTGTTCGTCATCGGCACGATGAACACCGCCGACCGGTCCATCGCACTGGTGGACGCCGCGATGAGGCGCCGATTCGCGTTCGTCGAGCTGTCCCCGCGCACCGAGCCGACCAGCGGACTGCTGAGGCGGTGGCTGGATGCCCAGGAACGGGACAGCGAGCCGGCGGACCTGCTGGACGCGCTCAACTCCCGCATCGAGGATGCGGACTTCCGTATAGGCCCCTCATACCTGATGAAGAAGGGCGTCTACCGGGAAGGCGGTCTCGAGCGCACCTGGCGCACGAAGATCCTGCCGCTGCTGGAAGAGCACCACTACGGGGAGGGCGTGGACATCGAGAAGCGGTACGGGCTCGCAGCGCTCAGGGAATCCCTTTCGTGACGACCCCGGCCGTCATCGAGCTGGTCGAGCACGCCCCGGCCGTCAGCCGTCCGCTCCCGGACCCGGTCGGCCGGGCGCTCGCCGCCACACGCATCATCGACGCCGCCCCTGATCCGTACGCACCAGGGAAGTGGGTGCTCCGGGCGGGCAGCAAGGTCGGTGCCGTGACCCTGGACGTGCCGGGGGGCGGCCCCGTCACCCTGCGGATCATTCCCAAGGTGCCCATCGCCCGACTGTTCTTCCTGCTCGGCTACAGTCGCGACCCGCGAGGCTGGCGCGACGGACAGGTGGAGGTCGCCGAGCACCGCGACCTGCAGCCTGCCCTGGCATACGCGGTGGAGAGGCAGGTGGACCGGGCGCTGCGGCAAGGGCCCCTGCAGGGATACCGGGCTGTGGAGGACACCTCCATCGTCGTACGGGGCCGGATCCGTGAGGCTGAGCAGATCCGGCGCCGCTTCGGCGCGAGGCTGCCGGTCGAGATCGCGTATGACGAGTTCACCACCGATATCGCGGAGAATCGCATCCTGGGTGCCGCTGTCGACCGGCTGCTGCGGCTGCCCGGGGTGCCCCGCGACGTACGCCGCCGTCTGCTGCACCAGCGAGTCCGCCTCGCCGGCATCACCCCGCTGGTGCGCGGTCAGGCGCTCCCCACCTGGCGTCCCACGCGCCTCAATTCCCGCTACCACCACGCCCTCCACCTCGCTCGCGTCGTGCTGGAGGATTCCTCGGCCGAGCACGCCGCGGGCGGGCTGCGTATCGACGGGTTCTTGTTCAACATGAACAAGCTCTTCGAGGACTTCGTGACGGTCGCCCTGCGCGAGGCGTATCGGGGTACGGACCGCAGCTGCCGCCTCCAGGACTCGCACCACTTGGACGAGGCGTTCGCGATCCGGTTGAAGCCCGACTTCGTGCTGTACGGGCCGGAGCGCATCCCGCAGGCCGTGGTCGACGCCAAGTACAAGGCCGAGAAGCCCGACGGCTACCCCGACGCCGACCTCTATCAGATGCTCGCCTACTGCACCGCCCTCGGCTTGCCGGAGGGCCACCTCGTCTACGCGAAGGGCAATGCCCCGCACACCGCACACCGGGTCCGGCACGCGGGTATCGTCATCCACCAGCACGCGCTGGACCTGGACCAAGCTCCGGCGGAACTGCTGGGTGAAGTCCGCTCCCTCGCCTACCGCATAGCAGCTGACCTGCGCATATGATCGCTCATGGGATATCCGTCAGGGGGTAGGGGCTCATGCCGCAGCTGGCGTTCGCGAATAGCTTCTGGGAGAGCTACGACGTACTGGACAAGCCCGTCAAGGCCGGTGTCCGCAAGGCGATGGCCAAGTTCCAAAAGCTCACTGTCGCCGAACTCCACGCGGACAAAGGCTTGCACCTGGAGTCCGTGGACAAGGCCCGTGACCCGCGGATGCGGACGATCCGGATCAACGACTTCTGGCGCGGAGTCGTGCTCGCTCCCGATGACGGCAGTGACGTCTTCCTGCTGATCAATGTGGTGCCGCACGATGACGCGTACACCTGGGCGGCCAAGCGGCTCTACACCGTGAACACGGCAACGCGCGCCCTGGAGGTCCGCAACGTCGTCGCCATCGAGCAGCTGACCCCGGCCCTGGAGAAGGCCGCGGCCGCCGCGCCGGCGCTGCTGCTGGCGAAGTACTCCGACACGGTGCTGAAGGAACTCGGCATCGACGACCAGGTGCTGAGGGCGGTGCGGACCGTCGTCGACAAGCCGCAGCTGGAGGCGTTCGGAACCCTGCTGCCGGAGGACCAGTTCGAGGTCCTGCAGTACTTGGCCGAAGGGTTCAGCCCGGAAGAGGTGTACCGGGATGTCGTCGCCGAGCGGCGGCCCGCCGACGCCACACCTGAGCCCGTGCAGGACCTGGCGTCTGCCATCACCAACACCGCCAGCCGTATCACCCTGGTCACCGGCCCCGACGAGCTGACCGACATCCTGGACAAGCCCTTCGCCGCCTGGCGAGTCTTCCTGCACCCCTCGCAGCGCCGCGTCGCCTACCGGGTCTCGTACGGCGGACCGGTACAGGTCACCGGCGGCCCCGGAACGGGCAAGACGGTCGTGGCCCTGCACCGCGTCAAGCACCTGCTGTCCCGCTCGCCCGCCGGCCGCGTCCTGCTCACCACCTACACCAACGCCCTCGCGGCCGCACTGCGAGAGAACCTTGCGCTGCTCCTCGACGGCGACGAGGAGCAGCTCGCCCGCGTGGACGTGACGACCGTGAACGCGTACGCGCACCGGACCGTCACCGAGCTCGGCGGCCGGGCGCCCTCTCCGATCGGTGACCGGGAGGAGCGCCAGATATGGCAACAGGTCCGCAAACGCCTGGACCTCCCATGGACCGAGCAGTTCCTGGCGCAGGAATACCGGCACGTGGTGCTCGCCCACGACCTGCGCACCCTCGACGACTACCTGGCCGCCGCCCGGCCTGGACGCGGCACACCCCTGTCGGCGACGCGAAGGAAGCTGCTGTGGCCGGCCGTCGAGATGTTCACAACCAAGCTGAGGGCGCGCGGCTCGCTCACGCATCTCCAGGTGTGTGCCGAGGCCGCCAGGCTGCTCGTCGCAGCCAAGGCGCAATACGACCACGTGGTGGTCGACGAGGCCCAGGACCTCCACCCAGCGCAGTGGCGGGTCCTGCGGGCGGCCGTCGCGCCCGGCCCGGACGACCTGTTCATCACGGGCGATCCGCACCAGCGCATCTACGACTCGCGGGTGTCGCTGGGCTCGCTCGGGATCTCCGTCAAAGGCCGCACCAGCCGGCTGCGCATCAACTACCGCAGCACCGAGGAGATCCTCGCCTGGTCCACCGGCATCCTCGGCCCCGTCCCCGTCGAGGACCTGGGGGGAGAGGGGAACGACAGCCTGGCCGGCTACCGGTCCCTGCTGCACGGCCGCAAGCCGCACATCGGCGGCTACGGCTCCGAGCAGGCGGAGGTCGCTGCCCTCGTGGAGCGGGTCCAGGACTGGATCGCCCAGGGGATCCGTCCAGCCGAGATCGGTGTCTGCACGCGCTTCAACGTGCTGCTCGACAGGTGCCACGACAAGCTGGTCGGCGCCGGGGTGCCCGTCGTGCGCGTCAAGGACAACCTGGGGCCGGATACGGATGGCGTGCGGCTGGCCACCATGCACGCCATGAAGGGCCTTGAGTTCCGGGCCGGGGCCGTCCTCGGGGTGACCGCGACCGTCGTGCCGTTCGCCCGCGAGATCACTCCGGTCGAGGTGGACGGGCTGCAGCATGAGACGGACCTGCTGCGCGAGCGGTGTCTGCTATTCGTCGCGTGCACCCGCGCCCGGGAGGCGCTGGCTGTCTCGTGGAGCGGGACGGCGAGCGGGTTCCTGCCCGTGCACGGGTGAGCGGGGGAGTCACGCACCCTCGAGGGCCGGGTCTAGGGCACCGTTCGTGAGGCCTTCGTGGGCGAGGGCGGTGGCCTGTCCGCTGAGCTTGGCGAGCTGCCGGGTACGCTCCTCGAACTCCTGCAGCGCGCGGAACGCAGCGCCGTAGCGACGCTGATCCTCAATGCCCATCTGAGGAATGCGGGAACCACGGGCGTCGACGCGGAAGGCGCCGCTGGTGCTGGTGGAGCGGCGCTTGTTGGCGGGGCTGAGGAGGAAGCCGTGAAGGTAGTCGGTGTCGAGTTGGTCGCTAGCTGAGGCAGGATCGCCGTCGGTGTACTCGACGAGCCCGGCTCGGGCGAGATCGGCGACGCTGACGGACGCGTTGTCGAGGGTGCCGGGGCCGCTGCCGGGTGCGAGGTGGGGTAGCAGGGCGTCCAGGGCGTGGAGTTGGTCCTGCAGCTGGCTGCGGAGGTTCGCGTATTCGGTCAGGTAGTCGCGGTGGGTTCCACGGACGTGGGTGCCGGGGGTGAGGTCGACCGTGTCGTTCAGAAGGTCGATGAGAGGGACGTCGACAGTCTGGTCGGGTTCGGGGTCGAGAGGGCCGTCCGGGGAGTTCGCGGTGAGATCCACCATCCGGACGGCCTGTGCGCCGTCCGGGTTGGGGCGCAGGAGGAACCAGAGGTGCACGGGGAGGGAGTGGGCTGTGGCCGTGCCGGGCGGGAGGGCGACGACCTGGGTGAGGATGCCACGGCGGACGAGTTCCGCGCGGATACGGCGGCCGGCCTTGCGGTAGGCGACGGACGCGGGCATCACCATGATGGTCCTGCCCCCGGGAGCTGTGTGGGCGTAGGCGTGCTGGAGCCAGGCGAGTTCGCCCTCGGCGCGTGACGGAGTACCGAGTTCCCAGCGGGCGTCGAGGAGGAGGTCTTCACGGCCCCAGTCGGGGGAGGCGACCGGCGGGTCGCAGACGACGAGGTCCGCTTGGAGGTCGGGCCACTGGTCGTCGCGCAGCGAGTCGCCGGCCCGGATGTCGCTGGGGACACGGCCGGTGAGGGTGGCGCGGATCTGGGCGAACTCGGCCATCGCCGGGTCGACTTCCTGGCCGTGGCGGGTGGGGCCGGATGCTGGGCCGAGGGACAGGAGAAGGCTGCCGATCCCGCAAGCCGGGTCCACGATGCTCGCGCTGTTCGGTACGGTGCCAGCGAAGTGCCGCACAGCCTGGACGATCCGGGGGGAGGTGACCTGATCGGAGCCGGCCCGGCGGGTGGAGTCCAAGAAGCGCTCGGCGAGAGCAGCGATCAGCTCGGTTTTCGATGTGTTCTCGGCGACCTCCACCGTCTGCCGGCTGATCTCGGGCGCGAGACCTGGCGGTGGGGTGCCGTCCGACAGGAGCCTGGCGACCGCGGCGAGCCCCCGGATGAGGTCGTCCCCGTACGCGCCGCGCAGCGACTGCCAGAGTCTGACTTCGTCGGATACGTCCTGTCCCTTGCGCTGCTTGGCGAGCCAGGCACGCACCTCGGTAAGGCGGAAGAGAGGACTGGTCGTCCCGCCCCCGGCAGGCGCAGGAAAGTCGTCGTAGCGGCGCCGCCAGTTGGAGACCGCGGCACGGGTCACTCCGGCCAGCCGGGCGATCTCGGCACCGGTGATCAGCGGATCAGAGGTGGAACGAGCGTCGTCCTTCATGCCGTCACCGTACACGGCGAAATGACAGTCCTCAATGAGGATCTTGTGTTGGCGACGTACACATGCAGCGCATTGTGCGCGATCCGCGTGTACTGCTCTGCCTACGTTGCTGTTGCTCGCCTGTGGCTGCCGCGGTCGGCTTCGATTGCCGCGACCAGGGCGAGGTTGAGTTTCGCGGCGGCCTGGTACTGGCAGGGATGACGGGGTGGGTGACGTCGATGCTGGGCCTGACCTGCGGCCAGGCCCAGGCCCCGTCCCTCTTCGGCGGTTACCAAGTCGCACACCTCCAGCAGAGTCGGTACTGGTCGCTGGGGGAGAGGGCGTCGGGATCATTCTGGTGGGCCGTTATGTCCGCGTGGGCGTCGGTGAAGGACGCGGCGGCTGGTCGCCGGCTGTGGGCTGGCGCTGGAGGGCGATCCAGCGCCTCGGGATCCCTCACAGGGATCAGATGCCCGTAGGGGGACGTGCAGGCCCCTACGCCGCTGTGGTAACGCACGTGGCCGGGAGTCACGTCGTTGGCCAGCTTCCGCCGATCCAGTACAGGGCGGTGTCCAAGTCACGGCATGTCCAGCCCTCCGCCTGATGGCCGCCCTGTTCGAGGAGCTGCTCCAGGAGGCTCATGTAGCGGCCGTACCGTCCAGGCGTAGCGGTGAGGGTCAGGTCCAAAGAGTCCAGAGCTTGCTGCACCCGGCGGTCGTAGACTGCCATCCGTGCCGGTGCCGCTGCTGTCAGGACCGCCGATGCCAATGCATCGCCTTTGTGAAACCCCGGCAGATCAACCAGGGCAGCTCGTCCCGCCCCAGCTGCCTGACCACGGGAGGTTTCAGTGCCACGTACCGCCCGAACCGCTTCGGCAGTGGCCATTCGGACCGCCAC comes from Streptomyces sp. NBC_00448 and encodes:
- a CDS encoding DUF4357 domain-containing protein; the protein is MSDEHGGLPEPLEYPEFLLRLPSGGPLARGRLLAEKGTNGSQKFVVLAHSPARPGVVPSFPLRMPSSHRLRQQLIEEGAIRESATWQGWLETVRDIECNSPSAAAEILVGRSANGWVEWKTADGHPLADFLNHMGWGPSRAWLVRGSNVSGLDLVQRLWLAEQRVTLAASRLRQGVEQGVSKDRLRSLIEEDYSSAATYNQKLELVEAVHAFLSRMKPGDTVCTISGGRLYVGEVTGSAEQIGSDGGRSNLRRPVEWQAQGFAYDVLPEELQQKLSVQHDVVDLTVVKPLLDGLGLSDAELAAEAEAAADEGAVSAEIAAITERRRELELPEPDEALAAELLVHDAAWLRELRDLLWDERQLVLYGPPGTGKTYLALELAQFLGGGPEQVKLVQFHPSYAYEDFFEGFRPKEDPDTREVAFRLTAGPLRELADLASREGNRHIPHFLIIDEINRANLAKVFGELYFLLEYRNKSVRLTYSGDDFALPPNLFVIGTMNTADRSIALVDAAMRRRFAFVELSPRTEPTSGLLRRWLDAQERDSEPADLLDALNSRIEDADFRIGPSYLMKKGVYREGGLERTWRTKILPLLEEHHYGEGVDIEKRYGLAALRESLS
- a CDS encoding UvrD-helicase domain-containing protein, translated to MPQLAFANSFWESYDVLDKPVKAGVRKAMAKFQKLTVAELHADKGLHLESVDKARDPRMRTIRINDFWRGVVLAPDDGSDVFLLINVVPHDDAYTWAAKRLYTVNTATRALEVRNVVAIEQLTPALEKAAAAAPALLLAKYSDTVLKELGIDDQVLRAVRTVVDKPQLEAFGTLLPEDQFEVLQYLAEGFSPEEVYRDVVAERRPADATPEPVQDLASAITNTASRITLVTGPDELTDILDKPFAAWRVFLHPSQRRVAYRVSYGGPVQVTGGPGTGKTVVALHRVKHLLSRSPAGRVLLTTYTNALAAALRENLALLLDGDEEQLARVDVTTVNAYAHRTVTELGGRAPSPIGDREERQIWQQVRKRLDLPWTEQFLAQEYRHVVLAHDLRTLDDYLAAARPGRGTPLSATRRKLLWPAVEMFTTKLRARGSLTHLQVCAEAARLLVAAKAQYDHVVVDEAQDLHPAQWRVLRAAVAPGPDDLFITGDPHQRIYDSRVSLGSLGISVKGRTSRLRINYRSTEEILAWSTGILGPVPVEDLGGEGNDSLAGYRSLLHGRKPHIGGYGSEQAEVAALVERVQDWIAQGIRPAEIGVCTRFNVLLDRCHDKLVGAGVPVVRVKDNLGPDTDGVRLATMHAMKGLEFRAGAVLGVTATVVPFAREITPVEVDGLQHETDLLRERCLLFVACTRAREALAVSWSGTASGFLPVHG
- a CDS encoding McrC family protein, with the protein product MTTPAVIELVEHAPAVSRPLPDPVGRALAATRIIDAAPDPYAPGKWVLRAGSKVGAVTLDVPGGGPVTLRIIPKVPIARLFFLLGYSRDPRGWRDGQVEVAEHRDLQPALAYAVERQVDRALRQGPLQGYRAVEDTSIVVRGRIREAEQIRRRFGARLPVEIAYDEFTTDIAENRILGAAVDRLLRLPGVPRDVRRRLLHQRVRLAGITPLVRGQALPTWRPTRLNSRYHHALHLARVVLEDSSAEHAAGGLRIDGFLFNMNKLFEDFVTVALREAYRGTDRSCRLQDSHHLDEAFAIRLKPDFVLYGPERIPQAVVDAKYKAEKPDGYPDADLYQMLAYCTALGLPEGHLVYAKGNAPHTAHRVRHAGIVIHQHALDLDQAPAELLGEVRSLAYRIAADLRI
- a CDS encoding N-6 DNA methylase — encoded protein: MKDDARSTSDPLITGAEIARLAGVTRAAVSNWRRRYDDFPAPAGGGTTSPLFRLTEVRAWLAKQRKGQDVSDEVRLWQSLRGAYGDDLIRGLAAVARLLSDGTPPPGLAPEISRQTVEVAENTSKTELIAALAERFLDSTRRAGSDQVTSPRIVQAVRHFAGTVPNSASIVDPACGIGSLLLSLGPASGPTRHGQEVDPAMAEFAQIRATLTGRVPSDIRAGDSLRDDQWPDLQADLVVCDPPVASPDWGREDLLLDARWELGTPSRAEGELAWLQHAYAHTAPGGRTIMVMPASVAYRKAGRRIRAELVRRGILTQVVALPPGTATAHSLPVHLWFLLRPNPDGAQAVRMVDLTANSPDGPLDPEPDQTVDVPLIDLLNDTVDLTPGTHVRGTHRDYLTEYANLRSQLQDQLHALDALLPHLAPGSGPGTLDNASVSVADLARAGLVEYTDGDPASASDQLDTDYLHGFLLSPANKRRSTSTSGAFRVDARGSRIPQMGIEDQRRYGAAFRALQEFEERTRQLAKLSGQATALAHEGLTNGALDPALEGA